One part of the Anopheles coustani chromosome 2, idAnoCousDA_361_x.2, whole genome shotgun sequence genome encodes these proteins:
- the LOC131263856 gene encoding diacylglycerol kinase epsilon — protein sequence MRLTFRPFSNTRGVMLDFSFTLFLSVLLGLGFIWLAGRFFLKEDVVYIPDNCRRHAWKSVKLLSRACVCSVCDTSMSSNGHFCESCGVCSDNGCVRKADEKFPCKQLRIRTRADDGSTSRHLWVKGNLPLGAECSVCGEDIDQTSELGLFGQRCAWCQRMAHDKCFSEVSTTLCDFGPFKEMIFPPKCILASRSKVAPKVHLTGIIPPEWKAKWRPLIVVANSKSGSSGADQVVALMRGILHPLQVFELGQHGPHEALQWAIHAAPTRCRILVAGGDGTVGWVLNTILQMKVEPHPEVAILPMGTGNDLSRVLGWGAEGPDEFDPIDYLTRIASAETVQLDRWLAAITTHSSLARFHMPGFKPGRHFYVYNYLSVGVDALVTLNFHKARESSFYLYSSRFVNKLLYLCFGTQQVVQQDCVELEKNLELYLDGERIELPQLQSVVVLNIDSWGAGVKLWEMSKNSPTHSIMKEIHSISDGILEVFGVVSSFHIAQLQVGLSKPVRLGQAKSVRIVLKRTLPMQADGEPWMQSPCDINIQHYGQATMLKNVKK from the exons ATGCGCTTAACCTTCCGTCCCTTCTCGAACACTCGTGGCGTAATGCTGGACTTTAGCTTTACGCTTTTCCTTTCTGTTCTGCTCGGCCTCGGGTTCATCTGGCTCGCCGGGCGCTTCTTTCTGAAGGAGGATGTCGTGTACATACCGGACAACTGCCGACGGCATGCGTGGAAATCGGTGAAGCTGCTGTCGCGGGCCTGCGTATGCTCCGTGTGCGATACGTCGATGTCCTCGAACGGGCACTTTTGTGAGAGCTGCGGCGTCTGTTCGGACAATGGATGCGTCCGGAAGGCGGACGAAAAGTTCCCCTGCAAACAGCTTCGCATTCGCACCCGGGCAGATGATGGGTCCACCAGTCGACACCTGTGGGTGAAGGGCAACCTTCCGCTCGGGGCGGAGTGTAGCGTGTGCGGCGAGGACATTGATCAAACGAGCGAGCTGGGATTGTTCGGACAACGGTGCGCCTGGTGCCAGCGGATGGCACACGATAAGTGCTTCAGTGAGGTGTCCACGACCCTGTGCGACTTTGGCCCATTTAAGGAGATGATCTTCCCACCCAAGTGTATCCTAGCGTCGCGGAGTAAGGTGGCACCGAAAGTGCACCTCACCGGCATCATTCCACCGGAGTGGAAAGCCAAATGGCGGCCGTTGATTGTCGTCG CTAACTCAAAATCCGGAAGCAGTGGTGCCGACCAGGTTGTTGCCTTAATGCGGGGCATTTTGCATCCCTTGCAAGTGTTCGAGCTGGGCCAGCATGGACCCCATGAAGCCCTCCAGTGGGCCATCCATGCCGCACCGACACGCTGCCGTATTTTAGTGGCTGGTGGTGATGGAACCGTCGGCTGGGTGTTGAATACGATCCTGCAGATGAAGGTGGAGCCGCACCCGGAGGTGGCCATCCTCCCCATGGGCACCGGAAACGATCTATCTCGCGTGCTTGGCTGGGGCGCCGAAGGTCCGGACGAGTTCGATCCGATCGACTACCTGACGCGCATTGCCAGCGCCGAAACGGTGCAACTCGATCGATGGCTGGCGGCCATTACAACCCACTCCTCGCTGGCACGCTTCCACATGCCCGGTTTCAAGCCGGGACGACATTTTTACGTGTACAATTATTTGAGCGTCGGCGTTGATGCCCTGGTGACGTTGAATTTCCACAAAGCAAGAGAAAGTTCCTTCTATCTGTACAGTAGTCGTTTTGTGAATAAG CTACTCTACCTGTGCTTCGGAACCCAGCAAGTGGTCCAACAGGATTGCGTGGAACTAGAGAAAAACCTTGAACTCTACCTCGATGGCGAACGAATCGAGTTACCTCAGCTGCAGTCCGTCGTTGTGTTGAACATTGATTCATGGGGTGCCGGTGTCAAACTGTGGG AAATGAGTAAAAACTCCCCGACGCATAGCATCATGAAGGAAATTCACAGTATTTCCGATGGCATTTTGGAAGTGTTTGGTGTGGTTTCATCATTTCATATCGCCCAGCTGCAGGTGGGCCTTAGCAAACCGGTCCGGTTGGGGCAGGCGAAAAGTGTACGG ATCGTGCTAAAACGAACCCTCCCGATGCAAGCGGACGGGGAACCGTGGATGCAGTCGCCCTGTGATATCAACATTCAGCACTACGGCCAGGCGACGATGttgaaaaatgtcaaaaagTGA
- the LOC131263887 gene encoding small ribosomal subunit protein eS24 produces the protein MTTATIRTRRFMTNRLLARKQMVCDVLHPGLASVPKKEIRDKVAAMYKTTPDVVFVFGFRTNFGGGKSTGFALIYDTLDYAKKFEPKHRLGRHGLYEKKKMTRKQRKERKNRMKKVRGTKKAKVGQAVKK, from the coding sequence ATGACCACGGCAACCATTCGTACTCGTCGCTTCATGACCAACCGGCTGTTGGCCCGCAAGCAGATGGTCTGCGACGTCCTGCACCCCGGGCTTGCCTCGGTCCCCAAGAAGGAGATCCGTGACAAGGTTGCTGCGATGTACAAAACGACCCCCGATGTGGTGTTCGTGTTCGGTTTCCGCACCAACTTCGGTGGCGGCAAGTCGACCGGCTTCGCCCTAATCTACGACACCCTGGATTACGCCAAGAAGTTCGAACCCAAGCACCGCCTCGGTCGCCACGGACTGtacgagaagaagaagatgactCGCAAGCAGCGCAAGGAACGCAAGAACCGTATGAAGAAGGTGCGCGGTACCAAGAAGGCCAAGGTTGGCCAGGCCGTCAAGAAGTAA
- the LOC131263862 gene encoding NAD kinase 2, mitochondrial, with translation MFQLNQLIRNVSGFKPVLLQNITKLRHFGTNPREKLRRVLVVSKLTRLEFEKIREERLSDESLEQMIRDRGTDYDAIKYYHQLHKTVEEKVVQSFRAHGIEVKVVNRITIHKDALQWADLIVPVGGDGTFLLAAGRASPFFLSNGKKTPVVGFNSDPRRSEGRLMLPKQYSKHVGEAIEKIIGNDFRWMHRSRIRTTLVGTDTNVRPSPMDLHEFHSQPVEHKEVMSTARNGKSRILPYLALNEVFIGEMLSARVSHLHLRIDQSELVTKTKSSGLCVSTGTGSTSWLTSMNRLSTNNVKDLMEIIKRRTAPGALDSIDAESVSQEYNDDLVFAPDDPRLCYSIREQICVGVWPNPKGLESRGFAKEIFVKSRCVDASLVIDGSIAYNFNDGARALLEVYPEDSLLTIDMDD, from the exons ATGTTTCAACTAAATCAACTCATCCGCAATGTTTCAG GATTTAAACCAGTGCTGCTCCAAAATATTACCAAACTGCGCCACTTCGGCACGAACCCGCGGGAAAAATTGCGTCGCGTGCTCGTAGTATCGAAGCTGACACGTCTCGAGTTCGAAAAAATCCGTGAAGAGCGGCTGAGCGACGAAAGCTTGGAGCAGATGATCCGCGATCGCGGCACCGACTACGATGCGATCAAGTACTACCACCAGCTGCACAAAACCGTCGAGGAGAAGGTGGTGCAATCGTTCCGAGCGCACGGCATCGAGGTGAAGGTGGTCAACCGGATAACGATCCACAAGGATGCACTGCAGTGGGCCGATCTGATCGTGCCGGTGGGGGGCGATGGTACGTTCCTGCTGGCGGCCGGCCGTGCCAGTCCGTTCTTTCTCTCGAACGGCAAGAAGACTCCCGTGGTAGGCTTTAATTCTGATCCTCGACGATCCGAGGGTCGCCTGATGCTGCCGAAGCAGTACTCGAAGCACGTTGGGGAAGCAATAGAAAAGATCATCGGTAACGATTTCCGGTGGATGCATAGGTCGCGAATCCGCACGACACTCGTCGGCACGGACACGAACGTGCGACCCTCGCCGATGGATCTGCACGAGTTTCACTCGCAACCCGTCGAGCATAAGGAAGTGATGTCGACGGCACGGAACGGGAAAAGTCGAATTTTACCCTACCTTGCGCTAAACGAG gtttttatcGGTGAAATGCTGTCGGCGCGAGTGTCCCACCTGCATCTCCGCATCGATCAGTCGGAGCTGGtgacgaaaacgaaaagttcCGGGCTGTGCGTCAGTACCGGCACCGGTTCGACCTCTTGGTTGACCAGCATGAACCGGCTGTCGACCAACAACGTAAAGGATCTGATGGAGATCATCAAAAGGCGTACGGCACCGGGGGCACTGGACAGCATCGATGCCGAGTCCGTGTCGCAGGAGTATAACGACGATTTAGTGTTCGCACCGGACGATCCCAGGCTGTGCTACTCGATTCGCGAACAGATCTGTGTCGGGGTGTGGCCCAACCCGAAGGGGTTGGAATCGCGCGGCTTTGCGAAGGAAATCTTTGTCAAATCGCGCTGTGTGGATGCCA GTTTGGTGATAGATGGCAGTATTGCTTATAACTTCAACGACGGTGCCCGAGCCTTGCTGGAGGTTTACCCGGAAGATTCCCTTCTAACCATCGATATGGATGACTGA
- the LOC131263859 gene encoding probable ATP-dependent RNA helicase Dbp45A, giving the protein MSLRTDKKFADLGLTYWITRQTEKLGLRRPTPIQVECIPRILQGQDCIGAAKTGSGKTFAFALPILQKLSEEPTANFALVLTPTHELAHQIAEQFIVAGKPMNARVCVVTGGTDQLLESQKLQARPHIVVAMPGRLADHLSGCNTYSFAALQFLVVDEADRVLSGSFDDDLKVINKFLPAKRQNLFFSATMKDFLKMSCVLPIADDAYEWSEQSEVATVETLDQRYILCADYDRDMMLVEALREYREEHEDASVMIFTNSKKDCQVLSMTLDKIGFENVCLHGFLRQKERVAALSRFKSKHVRILIATDVASRGLDIPDVQLVLNHRLPKMPNEYIHRVGRTARAGRSGLALSIFRFPRDLEFLGEIESLINTKLTEHPVDDKLVQRIFMQVNVARREAEMNLDNKDFDERQSNYRRMGWMRQGLDPDEMEAKWLEEKEARNQARRERLKKENEERRRRGTDLEQQNAAAASDPRFQMAAADKKFKKRKFISANKLDELVEKKKTESNTSAGGVNEKRKKIVKKKPKIAQQ; this is encoded by the exons ATGAGTTTGAGGACGGATAAGAAGTTTGCGGATTTAGGATTAACATACTGGATCACACGACAAACCGAGAAACTAG gATTGCGCCGGCCGACACCAATTCAGGTGGAATGCATACCTCGTATCCTGCAGGGGCAAGATTGTATCGGTGCAGCCAAAACTGGATCGGGTAAAACGTTTGCCTTCGCCTTGCCCATCCTGCAGAAATTAAGCGAAGAGCCTACGGCAAACTTTGCCCTCGTACTAACGCCAACGCACGAGCTGGCGCACCAGATAGCGGAACAATTTATCGTTGCCGGAAAGCCGATGAATGCGCGGGTTTGTGTGGTTACCGGCGGAACGGATCAGCTGCTCGAAAGCCAAAAACTGCAAGCCCGCCCGCACATCGTCGTAGCCATGCCGGGCCGGTTGGCCGACCACCTGTCGGGTTGTAATACGTACTCTTTCGCTGCCCTGCAGTTTCTGGTAGTGGACGAAGCAGATCGTGTGCTTAGTGGAAGTTTCGACGATGATTTAAAAGTGATTAACAAATTCCTGCCAGCGAAACGACAGAATCTGTTCTTTTCCGCCACGATGAAAGATTTTCTTAAGATGTCCTGCGTGCTCCCGATAGCGGACGATGCGTACGAGTGGTCGGAACAGTCGGAAGTGGCCACGGTGGAAACGCTCGATCAACGGTATATCCTGTGTGCGGATTACGATCGCGACATGATGCTGGTGGAAGCGTTGCGTGAATACAGGGAGGAACATGAAGATGCTAGCGTTATGATTTTCACAAACTCCAAGAAAGACTGCCAAGTCCTGTCGATGACGTTGGATAAGATTGGGTTTGAAAATGTGTGCCTACATGGGTTCCTACGACAGAAGGAGCGTGTGGCCGCGCTGAGTCGATTCAAATCGAAACATGTGCGAATACTAATTGCGACCGATGTGGCTAGTCGTGGACTTGATATTCCTGACGTCCAGTTAGTGTTGAACCATCGGCTACCGAAGATGCCGAATGAATATATCCACCGGGTTGGACGAACTGCTCGTGCCGGGCGGTCTGGGTTGGCGCTGTCGATCTTCCGCTTTCCGAGGGATTTGGAGTTTTTGGGAGAAATTGAGAGCCTCATCAACACGAAGCTTACCGAACATCCAGTCGATG ATAAACTAGTTCAGCGCATTTTCATGCAGGTGAATGTAGCGCGACGAGAAGCAGAGATGAACCTGGATAATAAGGACTTTGATGAACGACAGAGTAATTATCGTCGTATGGGTTGGATGCGGCAGGGCCTTGATCCGGACGAAATGGAAGCGAAGTGGCtggaggaaaaagaagcacGTAACCAGGCTCGTCGTGAGcgattgaaaaaggaaaacgaagaaCGTCGCCGGCGAGGAACGGACCTGGAACAACAGAATGCAGCCGCAGCGAGTGATCCCCGATTCCAGATGGCCGCAGCGGATAAAAAgtttaagaaaagaaaattcattaGCGCCAACAAGCTGGACGAGCTggtagaaaagaagaaaaccgaaTCGAACACCTCAGCAGGCGGCGTCAACGAGAAACGCAAAAAGAttgtgaaaaagaaaccgaagattgcacaacaataa